The following proteins come from a genomic window of Frankia casuarinae:
- a CDS encoding TOMM precursor leader peptide-binding protein: MPEPSKVAFALPIPALVRVRGAIDEAWHEALADLPDAVGSTVSLGIGWDLAWEREQWRSAVEDRRSHLSVRLYADETLIGPLWAPATDAGCSGCAEVRSRVVRAHPMVEALQVPTEVPLPRSPLLPELLAAAVQHLTAQPLGPGELYAVGTGSTRRHRVPRSSGCPLCGARTTGTATAPPPGRLVLHDHPADPHDPTRGLTGRRLLAPGALRRRTVDPRFGPVREVVRESRAPYAMSMAALPNAPAMGYARAVDFETAEPVAVLEAYERLGGFPYEASVIEDVAYQEVAEHAVDPASLGGYTAQQLAHPSTRVTPSFPSTPMDWVWGHDLATGRPLLVPADIGFYQYDHRFKRSHHAAQRAAPHDRRRYFHDSSSGCALGGSLEEAALHSLFELAERDAFLIAWHCAVPLPAIDPASITDPASRRLLDLIDSRGFDAHLLVATQDIDLPVVWALAMNRERHFPATFSAAGSGCNPASVVRSALWELGQIVTDPVTWTRADIEPMLADPWLVEELDDHLRLYTLPQTLGRVTPVLGGLRVPLDEAFPGWPDRLREEAKGSVLRALRAMQERFARAGLDRIVLVDQSTREHRDLQVAVAKAVVPGIIPMCFGHAQQRLLGLPRLTAALAGTPTADRPCPYDPHPFP; this comes from the coding sequence ATGCCTGAGCCCTCCAAGGTCGCCTTCGCCCTTCCCATACCGGCTCTTGTGCGGGTGCGCGGAGCGATCGACGAGGCCTGGCACGAGGCGCTCGCCGACCTTCCGGACGCTGTGGGCAGCACCGTGTCCCTGGGCATCGGGTGGGACCTCGCCTGGGAGCGCGAGCAGTGGCGATCGGCTGTCGAGGACAGGCGCAGCCACCTCTCCGTGCGCCTGTACGCGGACGAGACTCTGATCGGCCCCCTGTGGGCGCCCGCGACCGATGCCGGATGCAGCGGATGCGCCGAGGTCCGCTCCCGGGTGGTTCGCGCCCACCCGATGGTCGAGGCACTGCAAGTGCCCACCGAGGTCCCGCTTCCTCGGTCTCCCCTGCTGCCAGAGCTGCTGGCGGCCGCCGTACAACACCTCACCGCCCAGCCTCTCGGGCCCGGTGAGCTCTACGCGGTCGGCACCGGGTCAACCCGCCGCCACCGGGTTCCACGCAGCTCCGGCTGCCCTCTGTGCGGCGCCCGCACCACTGGCACCGCAACCGCTCCCCCGCCCGGCAGGCTGGTGCTGCACGACCACCCGGCGGACCCTCACGACCCCACCCGGGGCCTCACGGGCCGCCGGTTGCTCGCCCCCGGCGCCCTGCGCCGTCGTACCGTCGACCCGCGGTTCGGCCCAGTACGGGAAGTCGTCCGCGAGTCGCGCGCCCCCTACGCGATGAGCATGGCGGCACTGCCCAACGCACCCGCCATGGGATACGCGCGGGCCGTCGACTTCGAAACGGCCGAACCGGTCGCGGTCCTGGAGGCTTACGAGCGGCTGGGAGGCTTTCCGTACGAGGCTTCGGTGATCGAGGACGTGGCCTACCAGGAGGTCGCAGAACACGCCGTGGATCCCGCCTCACTCGGCGGGTACACCGCGCAGCAACTGGCCCATCCGAGCACTCGCGTGACCCCGAGCTTCCCGTCCACGCCCATGGACTGGGTCTGGGGCCACGACCTCGCCACCGGCAGACCCCTGCTTGTCCCCGCGGACATCGGCTTCTACCAGTACGACCACCGCTTCAAACGCTCGCACCATGCCGCGCAGCGAGCCGCCCCGCACGACCGTCGCCGCTATTTCCACGACTCGTCGAGTGGCTGCGCGCTGGGCGGAAGCCTGGAAGAGGCGGCACTGCACTCACTGTTCGAACTGGCCGAACGCGATGCCTTCCTCATTGCCTGGCACTGTGCCGTCCCGCTGCCCGCCATCGACCCGGCCTCCATCACCGACCCGGCCAGCCGTCGGTTGCTCGACCTGATCGACTCGCGGGGGTTCGACGCCCATCTGCTGGTCGCCACCCAGGACATCGACCTACCCGTGGTGTGGGCGCTCGCCATGAACCGTGAGCGGCACTTCCCGGCCACCTTCTCGGCCGCCGGGTCTGGCTGCAATCCGGCGTCCGTGGTGCGCAGTGCCCTGTGGGAGCTCGGCCAGATCGTCACCGACCCGGTCACCTGGACCAGAGCCGACATCGAGCCCATGCTCGCAGACCCCTGGCTGGTCGAGGAACTCGACGACCACCTGCGGCTCTACACCCTTCCTCAGACGCTCGGACGGGTCACCCCGGTGCTTGGTGGTCTGCGGGTCCCTCTCGACGAAGCGTTTCCCGGATGGCCCGACCGGCTGCGCGAGGAGGCGAAGGGCAGCGTGCTCAGGGCGCTGCGAGCCATGCAAGAACGTTTCGCCCGCGCCGGTCTGGACCGGATCGTGCTGGTCGACCAGTCCACCCGGGAACACCGGGACCTTCAGGTCGCCGTCGCCAAGGCGGTGGTGCCGGGAATCATCCCCATGTGCTTCGGCCACGCGCAGCAGCGGCTGCTGGGCCTGCCCCGGCTGACCGCAGCGCTCGCGGGCACGCCAACGGCCGACCGGCCCTGCCCTTATGACCCTCATCCGTTCCCGTGA